AATCCAAGAATAAGCAACCATTTCCAAACCCCTTTGGACAACTTAGCTAACTTACATAAACAAAAACATATTAACGAGCTTCTATTGTAACATTTCATTCAAACGTCCATTACTGTGTACCAAACAGACCCGCTCAAGTAGAAACATAAACCGAATCCTAAATACATGCTAAAATCCAAGAGTAAGCAACCATTTCTGAACCCCTTTGGGCAACTTAGCTAACTTACATAAACACAAACATAGTAACGAGCTTCTATTGTAATGGACATTCCATTCTATTGTAATGGACATTCCATTCCAACGTCCATTAAACGGACCCGCTCAAGTAGAAAAGTACTTAATCCTCTATACATATTTGACTGAATCCTAAATACATGCTAAAAATCCAAGAGTAAGCAATCATTTCCGAACCCCTTTGGGCAACTTTGCTAAACTTACTTGCATAATAAACACATCAGCCAAAATCAAAATGCTTTACAAGCTATGATACAACTTCCCACTTCATTTGTACATGATCTTTAGTCTTGCATTATATGCCGTTTTCCATGTACTTTTAATGCCCGGAACGAGAGAATCGGGTGTCTGCCTGACAGTTTCGTTGCTCGCCAGCGTTCCAGTATTTACTTTGTGACATCCACTTGAAAACAAAACCAAGGACCAGATATCTATCTACACAGGAACTACATCAGTATCTTGATTATCGTCACACGTCAACACGAGACCTTCGACGTAGGTAGGGAGGAGGCATTGGAACCATTGGCAACCTGTTGAAACAGGCTCATGTGGTGGAACGATCATCAGTACGTTATCGTGGCGTCGCACAACACCCATCACACTCACTGTGCTCCCTTCTTTGATGTACCTGAGATGTGACATAACAACACTTTTAGATGCATTCAACATGGAGAACTTCATTCTAACTCATTCATACTATGTTGCACAAACACGGAAACGGACACGGACACCGGAAAACGTTATTTCATAACTTAGTTGATATACCGTAGATGTGACAGAACTGTAACACTTAGATGCATTCAACTTGGAGAACTTCAATCTAATTCATTCGTATAAAAGCCAAAAGGGAAAGGCAAATCCCGATTTGCCCATAATTAAGCCTCTCAACTTTAGTTTCCACACACATTGAGCTCCTCACTAACAGTTCAGCTAAACCGTTAATGAAGGGATCAATGCGTGTGAAAATTAAAGATTAGGTGTTgaatcaataaaaattataaagatCAGGGGCTTACTCAATACAAGTTATAAAGATCAGGGGGcttaatatgatttttttagttttcacACATTGAGCCCCTCACTAACGGTTCCGCAAACCTTTAGTGAAGAGCTCAATGTGTGTGAAAATTAAATATTCGGTACTgaatcaataaaaattataaagaaTAGGGGCTTATTCAATAAAAGTTATAAAAATCAGGGACTTCATATGATTTTTTTCTACAATAATGAGCAAGAATTGAATATACTCAATTTATTATAACTTAGTTAATATAAGATGATTGTACATGGCGTCAGTTAGTAAACCGTTAGTGAAAGGCTCAATGCATGTGAAAATTAAAGATTAGGTGTTGAgtcaataaaaattataaagatCAGGGGgcttaatcaataaaatttataaagatcagGGGCATAATATGATTTTTgtctataataataataataaaaatgagcaTGAATTGAATATACtcaatttattataaattagCTAATATAATATAAGATGATTGTACATAGCATCCATTGGTATAACCTATtttatctatatttttttattaattctttTTATGTATTAGTTTGAAAGTGAAATTCCAAATTCAACTATTAATTAAAAAGTactgtttaaaataaaaatgcagTTATATtcatgaattttttattttccatttcaATTTCTTTAATAATTGGACATATATGTATTCAaaatttagaaaagaaaaaactgaaaattttattaattcattttctttaaaaagTAATAATAAGATAATTAAGTAAACAAATGTCAAAACACATGATTAAGTGTTGAATTTTTAAAGTTTTAATAATTAAGCCCCGATCTTTAATTTTTACACAAATTGAGCCTTTCACTTACGGTTTAGCTAATGGAACCCGTTAGTGAGGGGCTCAATGCGTGTGAAAATTAAGTTCAGGGGCTCAATCCTTATAACCATAGAAGTTCAGGGACTTAATTATGAGTTTAGCTAAAGAGAAATAGGATTTTTGTTGGCATACCCTTCCTTCAAGCGCATAATACGGTCATCGCTGGAGAGGCTGCGATCAGCTAGCCAGCGCAAAAAGCCCGGAGACAAGTCTCTAGTTCCCGCCTTCACATCAGCTACTGTAGCTGGCTTGACAAATGGAGCAACCTTAGCCCCAAAGCCTGCCTTGACTTGCGCTCTTAATCCAGATTGGAAATCTGATATGTAAAAGTCTGCTACATATCTCTGTTGATCATAATCAATGTGTTATTACAACAAAATATAGGCGCTCCAAACAAATAAGAAGTCCGAGTACCGGCAAATATTGCTAAATTAGGTACCTGAAACGTAGCTAAACAAATAATATGCAAAACAATCAAactatgttgcatggaaactCTTCTTCACTAGCTTTTTGTGTCCTTTTCCtagctatatttttttagaaataacgtttcgcGGTGTCTGTTTCCTTTGCCGTGCAACAGAGCAATCAAAGTATCATGCCAAGTTATATAAGGGTTGTCATTTTCTATCATATATGCACCAAGAAGATGCAAGATTTTCACCATTAGTTTCTTCCTTTATGAATGATGTAAAATAACTAGGGaaattcccaaaaaaaaaaaaaaacacatggttACACAAATTGTCAAATGCatgatcgttaacgacctcaaaatgaaaaatttcaagaattaaattaattcttagaaattttcattttgaggttatataggtgttgtttggtgaggagagataaagtgaatgtttagagagagaactcaaaaaaatgataattttggaaaataaaaaacttgGTTCTATAGCAaatgtgatactaaacaactttaattcttggaaattttcattttgaggtagTTATCATTTTTAGAGTGTCAAACTAAAAGATTCTCGTTTTTAGCAAAACCACAGGCATGTGTTTGACAACTCGTGTAAATACAGGgttgtttttttttggaatttacccaaaaaaaaaaaaaaactattatcgCCTACTAGCTTACAATTATTGTAGTACTTGATGCTTTCATGATCTGTAATTTAAGCAATTCTTCACTCAGCTAATGCTTTTTTCTCCGTCACAGAATACGTTTTAAACATAATATTCTATGGTTAATCCTCTTTCATGTTCCAATGAAATGAATGAATAAATCTAGGTTTGAACATTGAAAACACTATGATTCTGAAATTGTGGATTTTCCAAAGCAATATACAAGGAATGACAAGCTGAAAAAACTGACCTCGGAGTATCGAGATCCCCATGAAAAGAAACGATGCTTGGGATAGGCTGATTTTCCTCCACAACCCCTATATTCATACAACTCTGTGGAGACATACACACACCTGGGTATCCTCTGGTACGATGATTCCAAAGGTATACTGCCACAGGTAACAACCTACATAAAACGTTTCCAAGGATAAGTTATATGTGACAATATTACAAAGTATTAATTGCAAACCAGGATGTTTGTCGAGATGTGATGTCAGTCAGCATTTTGTACTCTTGTCAAACTCGTGAAACCAATCAATTAATGAATTACTCCCACTCCGATTCAAAAGCAACGATGATTCAAACAGAAGATGAGTTTGTAGGATGCATTTAGAGCAAATAACAGCTTAAAACGTTGAGATTTTGACGAAAGTGAACTACAAAATGGAATCTTTTCGAGTTTTCctttgtcatggaaccgttttagctaaaagctcaagctgatagttgaagtccacttcatattaataactgacacacccccacacgcgaaAGCACACTTGGGCTTGAACCgtgacaacacaggcccatattaccatgtcctgcaaataactgaacaaatggggctgccaggaatcgaaccctGGATCACTTGGTCTcgctggctctgataccatgtcatggaaccgctTTAGCTACtagctcgagcttttagctaaaacggttccatgacatggtattagagtCAGCGAGACCAAGTGGTCCagggttcgattcctggcagccccatttgttgagttatttgcaggacatggtaatatgggcctgtgttgtcacgcttcaagcccaagtGTGCTTTCGCGTGTGGGAGTGTGTtagctattaatatgaagtggaccttcaactatcagctcgagcttttagctaaaacggttccatgacatccattaaacatatatatttgtaaATGGGTAGTACTATTAATCATATGATGGATTGACACCTGAAAGGATCATACATTGAATATTTGTCTCAGTTGCTGGACTGTTAGAGATCAATATAAAAGCTATTcttggaccttaactatcaacttaaacttttagttcaatcggttcatcacatggtatcagagccacttAGACTAAGTGGTCTAGCGTTCAAATCCCGGCAATCCCATTTATGAAATTCAACACATGGTTAGATGGggctgtgttgtgcacgcttcaagcccaaAGGGCATTCCCGTGAGTGGGtcttgggccttaactatcagcttaagcttttagttcaatcggttccatgacatggacCGTAAATGCTCCATTATGCCAAATTCCAAAACAAAGTCAAGATTATAGATTTGAGGATTTTTGCTCAAAATAATGCTTGCAAATGGCCCAATTAAACATTATTCTTCAGATAGTGCAGTTGGACGAAGTCCGACTTCCTTGTTGGGAAGTGTAAACCTTAATGCTTGGGTTACACCGACTATAAAGAAATCGTTGTCCGACTTCATCCTAGTTATGCCAGCACTATCCAGGAAATAATGTTTAACCGGGCCACTTGAAAGGAACAATGCTCCAAAGGAGCATTATTCTAAGCAAAAATCCCAGACTTGAAGTAGTTGATTATAACAAAAAAAGTCCTCTCCTTTATGGAAAATCCATCAATTAGTCATATAGGCGAACCAAACGAAATTTAAATTACGAAAAAAAGAAATAACTTTGCTTATCAACACAATAAAAAGCCAAAGTAATGAGCCATAtaagaaggaaaagaaatctGAGGTCAAGGTAAAGATATAACAGCTCATATAAAGAAATATAAGAAGCATAAGCAATCATTCTTTAAGCAAATTTCAAGTCATTTTCACAAAATCCTATCCTTTAACCCCACATGAAGCAAATATGGCCCCTCAAAATTCTAACCAGCACATGGAAACAATACATTATGCATGACAGCTTGTGTAGTTAATTATCTCAACCTCTCATATGAACATTAAGGCTGGGTAAGGGAAAATGTTGTGTtaatattttccggtgtttaGTTTAGCTACAACACCGGAAACGAGAAGTGGTAGGTGGCTATTGTTTTCAAAAGGGCAAGAAGGAATGGAGTATAGTTCCAAAAGCTTTGGAAAATGTTATGCTCTTTTAGTAAAAGattttcctcactttctttgtATAATTTTCTGTTGACTAACCTAATATTTTTGGTTGACTTATTTTCCTAAGCACAAACACCGGAAAATTAGGAAAATATTATCATGCACAATATTTTCTGACAAACAAACTGGGCCTAACTTTAAACATATCCTTCCTAACGCTTATCAAATTGGAAAAATAAGGTTCCACATTACCCAACAAGAAATTGTAAGTATACATCTTATAAGAAGCAAGGGAGAAAGCATAGATTACAGATATAGAAAGTTCCAAATTAGAGTGGGTAAGAACTGAAGTTCGTCGGCTACTTGAATGTAGAAGGATATAGAaatagggttgtaaatgagctGAGCTGCTCCGTGTTCAGCTCGATTTATGAACACTCTAAGCTTGAGCACGGGGAAACTCGGCACGAAAGCTTGCGAGAAGGCTCAGTTATAGCTCAATTATAATGtcctatttttttaatattagtaTTTCTATAAAGGGGAAATGTAAAATAACATTTGTAGATTCCAAAACTATGGTgttttgtgttaaagaaatttcaaataaacataattaatgagttgctCAGGAGACGAGCAGCTCGCGAGAACAGCTCATGAACAAGCTCGCGAGCAAGATGTTGAGCACGAGCTCGTGAATTTTCTAACAAGCCAAGCATGAGTAGGCCTCGACATTCGGCTCAATAAAAGCTCGACCACGTTCGGCTCGGTTAtaaatgagccgagcttgagcgcAGCGAAACTCGGTTCGAAACTTGCCAGCAGGCTcggttataggttcatgaacaagctcaaTTATAATTAACAGTCTTGAACATAATTAACAAGCTGaacataatcaacgagtcaTGAACATAATTAACAGCTCAATTTTCTAAAAACACTAGCCTGAACTTACCATAGATAGGTTCAGCTCGATTACAACCCTATATAGAAAGAAACTAGTTACCACAAAAATCTTGACTTCCCGGATTTCCTTGTATAAAAAAATCTAAGCATCAACAATGAAAGCTCATTtgtttcaaaaaagaaaaacaatgaaAGCTCATTTGgtatctacaaaaaaaaaaaaaaaaaaaaaaaaaaaactatagtaTCTTTACGAAAACATCAGACGGAATTAAATTAACCCAAATAAGGTAGAACAATAAACTAGTACTGAAAAATGTATATAATTATAGTTAGAGATAAGGGGGACAAATTACCCCGGTGACCTTGACGTACTGTCCATCAATGGCACCTCTAAGCTCAGCATCAGGAAATTTCCTAACAAATGCTAACAAACCCCTCCTCCCCCACACGCAATTCCAAATAAGCCCCATAAACACCGGCACCAATATCGCTCCGACCGCCAATAGAATGATAGCTTTTTTGACAGCCACCATTAAGAACCCGCCGACGAGCAATCCCATGGCTACTGCAACCAAAACAACCCACACTACCGGCCTCGAAACCCTAAAACCGACCTTCACATCCTCCGTTAAGCTAGTAACGGCAGAGCCATAAAGCGTTTTAGACGAGGCAGAGCCACCACCAGAGAAGGAATGGTCGAGCTGTCCAGATCTCCGATGAGACGATGGAATTGAGCCGGAGCTTAATGGGCCAGAGGCAAGAGGACCGGAAGTGATGAGACCGGTGGGTTGAAGAGGCATAGGACCGGAGAATTTCTTGACAGGACCGGAATTAGGGCCTGATCGAACGGATCCACTGTTATgttgagaagaggaggaaggacgAGAAGGAAGCTTAGGCAACGAAGGAGGAGTAGCAGTGTGTTGATCAAGGACAGGAATGTCAAACATTTTGCCTAATTCTCCGGATTTCTTGATGTCGCCGCCGGTGTAAGGAACGGCGCGTGACGCCATTGTAGGTTGCTTTTCTTTGAACTGTTCGGGTCGGCCGGAGACGAGGAGGCCATTTCGGAGCTGGTGAGAGGGAATTCGGGTCCCCATTTTTGTTGGATTGAAGGAATTGAGAGAAGAAGAAGTGAGGAGAGGAAAGGAGAGTAAAGGAGTGAAGTAGAACAAGTGTGGTGAAAGAGATGATGGCGTTTAGCTGTTACAGAAAGTGTGAGGAAGAAGACTAATATGACATATAAGGACCTGAGGAATTGCGATAATGACGTCTATATCCCCTTACGTACTACTATAAAGATTAAGGGCCCGTTTGGTTACATATTATTTGCTGTTACAGTTTGGTGAGCTCATAAAAGATAAACACGATGTGTCTGACtaaaacacctaaaactctatattttaaaatgaaaatataaatatgaaatgaaaAATAGGTAATCTCACTCTATTTTGTAAACATCTTTTTGTAAATATctttttggagtaaaattaaaagtttgaatcactttagaggttttgactagtcaaatatTTAATAGCAGTGTTCAGTGAATATATGTTTGAAAGAACTTAATGggtccaaaaagctaattttaaaaATGCTGAttttatgagctttttcaaGTAGTTTATTGCTGCACTACAtttgaatgacatttttatcCATAATTACTACCATTTAACCTCAACTAAAATGTTTtactatatttttatttgtcattttacgcAGAATGGCTATTAGATATGagtaaaattttaccaaacaagtttacacaatcagctagtcaaaaagagctaacaaaaaaaaaatcaaccaacagctaatgtaatcagttaAGAGCTAAATatttactcctattattatttaATCAAACTTTTTTTCTATTATGTAATTAAGTAAaataaacaatatttttattatatagtaAAGTAAGAGGTAAACAATTTAGAGAAAAGTGAAAAACAAAATCGTGTCGTTTGACCGATTTATAAAGATGGTTTtcgtgatttaaaagtttgcaaatagagatatgtattttgtaaattttatcGTTAAAGGATATGTGAGTCAATTTTTCGAACAAACAATACGTATAGTTTAGTTAATTTACAAAGTCAGTATTTTTAATTGCTCTGTATCGTTCCCCTCCTATCTAATTTTActaaaaatataattcaaaCATCTTagcatataaaaataaaaatatgcttttcactaaatattaaatatataaaaatgtatttttaaaatttaaaataatagaaTTATTAAGTGaaactaaaataaatacaaagtaACACCAAGAATAATAATATtgttcaaataataatatttttatatactaaaatatttgaattgtagttttttattaaaattagataGGAAAGAGTAGATGTGTCAATTATTGAATTCGTCATGTAAATTTTCGGGTTAGTGTCAAATAAGTCAATTTTATCCCAGCTCAAAAAAATTTGTGTCATAATCGTGTTAACCTaatcgggttagtgtcgattacATGTTGTGTTTTAAAGTTcacatgtaattttattatgtatatatgttaatgatgacttttaaaaatataaaaggatATAGTATTTTAAAAATATCACTTGTAATAATATATGTTTGGTAAATTAGGAAGATTAATTACTTTGATTCATTATTTAGAAAGTTGAGATGATTTAGAATATAATTactttgtttattattttgaaaggtcaagtaatttaggaatataattattatttaggaAGTTGaggaaatttataaatattacctTGATTTATTAGTTAGGAAGTTGAAataatttaggaatataattattatttagaaAGTTAGGGGCAATTTAGGAATCTAATTGATTTGACTTATTATTTAGGAAGTTTAGGCAATTTAAgattctattttttctttcctttgacTTGCACCCAATTTTAGACTCATTATGACcctgtttgataaaaaaaaaaaaaaattgggtaaaattagaggtttaaaTCAATTAAGAaattttgactagtcaaactttTAATAATGGTATTTGGtaaaaaaatgtttgaaacagtttatttggtctaaaaagctaattttgaaaaatgtgGTTTTATGAGTTTAttcaattagcttattactACATCTCTTttgaataatatttttattttcaattactagCCTTTAACCCGAAATAAAAgttttaaca
The sequence above is drawn from the Euphorbia lathyris chromosome 6, ddEupLath1.1, whole genome shotgun sequence genome and encodes:
- the LOC136233180 gene encoding uncharacterized membrane protein At1g16860 encodes the protein MGTRIPSHQLRNGLLVSGRPEQFKEKQPTMASRAVPYTGGDIKKSGELGKMFDIPVLDQHTATPPSLPKLPSRPSSSSQHNSGSVRSGPNSGPVKKFSGPMPLQPTGLITSGPLASGPLSSGSIPSSHRRSGQLDHSFSGGGSASSKTLYGSAVTSLTEDVKVGFRVSRPVVWVVLVAVAMGLLVGGFLMVAVKKAIILLAVGAILVPVFMGLIWNCVWGRRGLLAFVRKFPDAELRGAIDGQYVKVTGVVTCGSIPLESSYQRIPRCVYVSTELYEYRGCGGKSAYPKHRFFSWGSRYSERYVADFYISDFQSGLRAQVKAGFGAKVAPFVKPATVADVKAGTRDLSPGFLRWLADRSLSSDDRIMRLKEGYIKEGSTVSVMGVVRRHDNVLMIVPPHEPVSTGCQWFQCLLPTYVEGLVLTCDDNQDTDVVPV